A genomic window from Aquabacterium sp. OR-4 includes:
- a CDS encoding nitrate reductase, protein MSSNHSTRSTCPYCGVGCGVIIERQGAQITGVRGDPEHPANFGRLCSKGSTLHLTASPAVQQQARLLQPMQRLSRDAAPQPSDWDTATGAIAQQLAQIVDTHGADAIGIYVSGQLLTEDYYVFNKLAKGLLGTNNIDTNSRLCMSSAVAGYKATLGADAPPACYDDLALADTVFVAGANPAWAHPILFRRLEDARQARPQQKLIVVDPRRTDTAAAADLHLQILPGSDIALFHGLLHLMLREGWTDARHIAEHTSGFAALQARVQGFTPDETARLTGVSPADLATAARWFASAGRTLSLYCQGLNQSSSGTAKNAALINLHLASGQIGKPGAGPFSLTGQPNAMGGREVGGLANLLSAHRDLADPQHRAEVAALWGVPAVPATPGKSAVEMFEAAADGRIKALWIACTNPAQSMPDLNLVRRALARAELVIVQEAFATTATARHADWLLPATTWGEKDGTVTNSERRISRVQPAVPAPGQARHDWVIARDIALALEARLRPGQPSLFNYPTPERVWCEHRESTRGRDLDITGLSYAVLEQQGPQQWPMPEGATQGRARLYEDHRYATPDGRARFFDTPFVPLAEPPDAQYPISLTTGRLRDQWHGMSRTGTLGRLFGHAPEPVVDLHPQDMARLALQPGDLVALRSRRGRLLLPAQASDTVAPGQAHVAMHWGDEVLGGSSDGGAAMAGINGLTSSAFCPRSKQPELKHTAVAIERQELPWRLLAAAWLDEARALQLRQQLTAWLPRFAFASVVPFGHGGHGVQLRAAAQAAPAPEQLAELEALFGLGADCPDALRYEDRQRGQRRAMALRRDGDDQRLQAFVLAGQLSSQTWVRALLHEQMPVQAYGRLLLSPSATPPVAMAARGAQVCTCLNISEPQIVQVLGRCEGAPAARLAQLQGALRCGTQCGSCVPQLKRLVATTPVQASATA, encoded by the coding sequence ATGAGCAGCAACCACAGCACCCGCAGCACCTGCCCCTATTGCGGCGTCGGCTGCGGCGTCATCATCGAGCGCCAGGGCGCGCAGATCACCGGCGTGCGCGGTGACCCCGAGCACCCGGCCAACTTCGGCCGCCTGTGCAGCAAGGGCAGCACCCTGCACCTCACCGCCAGCCCCGCCGTGCAGCAGCAGGCGCGCCTGCTGCAGCCGATGCAGCGCCTGAGCCGCGACGCCGCGCCACAGCCCAGCGACTGGGACACCGCCACCGGCGCCATCGCGCAGCAGCTGGCGCAGATCGTCGACACGCATGGCGCCGACGCGATCGGCATCTATGTCTCGGGCCAGCTGCTCACCGAGGACTACTACGTCTTCAACAAGCTGGCCAAGGGCCTGCTGGGCACCAACAACATCGACACCAACTCGCGCCTGTGCATGAGCAGCGCGGTGGCCGGCTACAAGGCCACGCTGGGCGCCGATGCGCCACCGGCCTGCTACGACGACCTGGCGCTGGCCGACACGGTGTTCGTCGCCGGCGCCAACCCGGCCTGGGCGCACCCAATCCTGTTCCGCCGGCTCGAAGACGCCCGCCAGGCCCGGCCCCAGCAGAAGCTCATCGTCGTTGACCCGCGCCGCACCGACACCGCGGCCGCCGCCGACCTGCACCTGCAGATCCTGCCGGGCAGCGACATCGCGCTGTTTCACGGCCTGCTGCACCTGATGCTGCGCGAGGGCTGGACCGACGCCCGCCACATCGCCGAGCACACCAGCGGCTTTGCCGCGCTGCAGGCCCGGGTGCAGGGCTTCACGCCCGACGAGACCGCGCGCCTCACCGGCGTGAGCCCGGCCGATCTGGCCACTGCCGCGCGCTGGTTTGCCAGTGCCGGGCGCACGCTCAGCCTGTACTGCCAGGGCCTGAACCAAAGCAGCAGCGGCACGGCCAAGAACGCCGCGCTGATCAACCTGCACCTGGCCAGCGGCCAGATCGGCAAGCCCGGCGCCGGCCCGTTCAGCCTGACCGGCCAGCCCAATGCCATGGGCGGGCGCGAGGTGGGCGGCCTGGCCAATCTGCTGTCGGCCCACCGCGACCTGGCCGACCCGCAGCACCGCGCCGAGGTGGCCGCGTTGTGGGGCGTGCCTGCGGTGCCGGCCACGCCGGGCAAGTCGGCGGTGGAGATGTTCGAGGCTGCCGCCGACGGCCGGATCAAGGCGCTGTGGATCGCCTGCACCAACCCGGCGCAGTCGATGCCCGACCTGAACCTGGTGCGCCGCGCACTGGCCCGCGCCGAGCTGGTGATCGTGCAGGAGGCCTTTGCCACCACCGCCACCGCCCGCCATGCCGACTGGCTGCTGCCGGCCACCACCTGGGGCGAGAAAGACGGCACCGTCACCAACAGCGAGCGGCGCATCAGCCGCGTGCAGCCGGCCGTGCCGGCCCCCGGCCAGGCGCGCCACGACTGGGTGATCGCCCGCGACATCGCCCTGGCCCTCGAGGCCCGGCTGCGCCCCGGCCAGCCCAGCCTGTTCAACTACCCCACGCCCGAGCGCGTGTGGTGCGAGCACCGCGAATCCACCCGCGGCCGCGACCTCGACATCACCGGCCTGAGTTACGCCGTGCTCGAGCAGCAGGGCCCGCAGCAGTGGCCCATGCCCGAAGGCGCCACGCAGGGCCGCGCACGGCTCTACGAAGACCACCGCTACGCCACGCCCGATGGCCGGGCGCGCTTCTTCGACACGCCCTTCGTGCCGCTGGCCGAGCCGCCCGATGCGCAATACCCGATCAGCCTGACCACCGGCCGCCTGCGCGACCAGTGGCACGGCATGAGCCGCACCGGCACGCTGGGCCGGCTGTTCGGCCATGCGCCCGAGCCGGTGGTCGACCTGCACCCGCAGGACATGGCGCGGCTGGCGCTGCAGCCGGGCGATCTGGTGGCGCTGCGCTCGCGCCGCGGCCGCCTGCTGCTGCCGGCCCAGGCCAGCGACACGGTGGCCCCCGGCCAGGCCCATGTGGCCATGCACTGGGGCGACGAGGTGCTGGGCGGCAGCAGCGACGGCGGCGCGGCCATGGCCGGCATCAACGGCCTGACCAGCAGCGCCTTCTGCCCGCGCAGCAAGCAGCCCGAGCTGAAGCACACCGCCGTGGCCATCGAACGGCAGGAGCTGCCCTGGCGCCTGCTGGCCGCCGCGTGGCTGGACGAGGCCCGCGCGCTGCAGCTGCGCCAGCAGCTCACCGCCTGGCTGCCGCGTTTTGCCTTTGCCAGCGTGGTGCCCTTTGGCCACGGCGGCCATGGCGTGCAGCTGCGCGCCGCCGCCCAGGCCGCACCCGCCCCCGAGCAGCTGGCCGAGCTGGAGGCGCTGTTCGGCCTGGGCGCCGACTGCCCCGACGCCCTGCGCTACGAGGACCGCCAGCGTGGCCAGCGTCGCGCCATGGCCCTGCGCCGCGATGGCGACGACCAGCGCCTGCAGGCCTTCGTGCTGGCCGGCCAGCTCAGCTCGCAGACCTGGGTCAGGGCCCTGCTGCACGAGCAGATGCCGGTGCAGGCCTATGGCCGCCTGCTGCTCAGCCCCAGCGCCACGCCGCCGGTGGCCATGGCCGCGCGCGGCGCCCAGGTGTGCACCTGCCTGAACATCAGCGAGCCGCAGATCGTGCAGGTGCTGGGCCGCTGCGAGGGCGCGCCGGCCGCCCGCCTGGCCCAGCTGCAGGGCGCGCTGCGCTGCGGCACGCAGTGCGGCTCGTGCGTGCCGCAGCTCAAGCGCCTGGTGGCGACCACACCGGTGCAGGCCAGCGCCACGGCTTGA
- a CDS encoding sulfite exporter TauE/SafE family protein: MPSFLTLLDPTLVLELLLLGSVTGFLAGLLGIGGGMLMVPFLTMIFSGRGVPAGMAVKMAIATSMATILFTSISSVRAHHQRGAVRWPLVRQFAPGLVAGGLLAGAGVFALLKGHWLALVFAAFVGFSATQMLRNKKPKPSRQMPGAAGTAAVGTGIGFVSGLVGAGGAFVSVPFMTWCNVPMHNAVATSAALGFPIALANTAGYIVAGWNLPSPLPGTLGYVMLPALATLALASVFTAPLGARTAHAMNVAQLKRVFAVLLYGLASYMAWRAFSA, from the coding sequence ATGCCGTCGTTCCTGACCCTGCTCGATCCCACCCTGGTGCTTGAACTGCTGCTGCTGGGCAGCGTCACCGGCTTTCTCGCGGGCCTGCTGGGCATTGGCGGCGGCATGCTGATGGTGCCCTTTCTGACCATGATCTTCAGCGGCCGTGGCGTGCCCGCGGGCATGGCCGTGAAGATGGCCATCGCCACCTCCATGGCCACCATCCTGTTCACCTCGATCTCCAGCGTGCGTGCCCACCACCAGCGCGGCGCGGTGCGCTGGCCACTGGTGCGGCAGTTCGCCCCGGGCCTGGTGGCCGGCGGCCTGCTGGCGGGCGCCGGCGTGTTTGCGTTGCTCAAGGGCCATTGGCTGGCGCTGGTGTTCGCGGCCTTCGTCGGCTTTTCGGCCACGCAGATGCTGCGCAACAAGAAGCCCAAGCCCAGCCGCCAGATGCCCGGTGCCGCGGGCACGGCGGCCGTGGGCACCGGCATCGGTTTCGTGTCGGGCCTGGTGGGTGCCGGCGGCGCCTTCGTTTCGGTGCCCTTCATGACCTGGTGCAACGTGCCGATGCACAACGCCGTAGCCACCAGCGCGGCGCTGGGTTTTCCGATCGCCCTGGCCAACACGGCGGGCTACATCGTGGCCGGCTGGAACCTGCCTTCGCCGCTGCCCGGCACGCTGGGCTATGTGATGCTGCCGGCGCTGGCCACCCTGGCGCTGGCCAGCGTGTTCACGGCGCCGCTGGGTGCGCGCACGGCGCATGCCATGAACGTGGCGCAGCTCAAGCGCGTGTTCGCGGTGCTGCTGTATGGCCTGGCCAGCTACATGGCCTGGCGCGCCTTCTCGGCCTGA
- a CDS encoding ANTAR domain-containing protein: MTLLLAAPDLATAQALEPLLRPAGLTVCGSCECRNLVREVVRLAPEAVAVQADTLDPETLAALQLLAQTAPRPLLLLGPDRLPDDLGPLLQAQVQAWLPGPPQPQAVADALRWASLRFAQAQRQQTELQAAATRLDERKWVDRAKGVLMQHQQLSEEQAFAVLRTASMHANLRLGEVSRGLIEAAQAAEAVNRAGQLRMLSQRLVKALALRAIDVERHRADEWLADSVQRVKAALEMLAGLGLRGPAAERLQAVQVAWPALEALVADSAVTSHLAQVDALAEQLLDAADALTAALEHASARPHLHVVNVCGRQRMLPQRLAKQALLAGQLQGAAADAQAGAAVQAMHGFEQALVWLEQAPLSTAEIRAVQARARGQWQRMLDAVRRAAAGIEPHEAARQLARESEALLASFEELTALYQHSMQGLLG, translated from the coding sequence ATGACGCTGCTGCTCGCTGCCCCTGACCTTGCCACCGCCCAGGCCCTCGAGCCGCTGTTGCGCCCCGCCGGCCTGACGGTGTGCGGCAGCTGTGAATGCCGCAACTTGGTGCGCGAGGTCGTGCGGCTCGCACCGGAAGCGGTCGCCGTGCAGGCCGACACCCTCGACCCCGAGACCCTGGCCGCCCTGCAGCTGCTGGCGCAGACCGCGCCACGCCCGCTGCTGCTGCTGGGTCCGGACCGCCTGCCCGACGATCTGGGCCCCTTGCTGCAGGCGCAGGTGCAGGCCTGGCTGCCCGGCCCGCCGCAGCCCCAGGCCGTGGCCGATGCCCTGCGCTGGGCCAGCCTGCGCTTTGCGCAGGCCCAACGACAGCAGACCGAGCTGCAGGCCGCCGCCACGCGCCTGGACGAGCGCAAGTGGGTCGACCGCGCCAAGGGCGTGCTGATGCAGCACCAGCAGCTCAGCGAGGAGCAGGCGTTCGCGGTGCTGCGCACGGCGTCCATGCATGCCAATCTGCGCCTGGGCGAAGTCTCGCGCGGGCTGATCGAGGCCGCCCAGGCCGCCGAGGCCGTCAACCGCGCCGGCCAGTTGCGCATGCTGTCGCAGCGCCTGGTCAAGGCCCTGGCGCTGCGTGCCATCGATGTGGAGCGCCATCGCGCCGACGAGTGGCTGGCCGACAGCGTGCAGCGCGTGAAGGCGGCGCTGGAGATGCTGGCCGGCCTGGGCCTGCGCGGGCCGGCGGCCGAGCGCCTGCAGGCCGTGCAGGTGGCCTGGCCCGCGCTGGAAGCCCTGGTGGCCGACAGCGCGGTGACCAGCCATCTGGCCCAGGTGGATGCGCTGGCCGAACAGCTGCTCGACGCCGCCGATGCGCTGACCGCCGCGCTCGAACACGCCAGCGCCCGGCCGCATCTGCATGTGGTCAATGTCTGCGGCCGCCAGCGCATGCTGCCGCAGCGCCTGGCCAAGCAGGCCCTGCTGGCCGGGCAGCTGCAGGGTGCGGCGGCCGATGCGCAGGCCGGTGCCGCGGTGCAGGCCATGCACGGCTTCGAGCAGGCTCTGGTGTGGCTGGAACAGGCACCGCTGAGCACGGCCGAGATCCGCGCCGTGCAGGCCCGTGCCCGTGGCCAGTGGCAGCGCATGCTCGACGCGGTGCGCCGCGCCGCGGCGGGCATCGAGCCGCACGAGGCGGCGCGCCAGCTGGCACGCGAAAGCGAGGCCTTGCTGGCCAGCTTCGAGGAGCTCACCGCGCTCTACCAGCACAGCATGCAGGGCCTGCTGGGCTGA
- a CDS encoding GatB/YqeY domain-containing protein, which translates to MALKDQITEDMKAAMRAKDAERLSAIRMLLAAIKQREVDERITLDDAQVVAVVDKLIKQRKDSIAAYQGAGREDLAAKEQAELSVLQAYLPARMGAEEITAAVTAIVDGLGGAASLGPGDMGKVMAAAKAQLAGKADMGQVSAAVKAALAPAK; encoded by the coding sequence ATGGCACTGAAAGACCAGATCACCGAGGACATGAAGGCCGCGATGCGCGCCAAGGATGCCGAGCGCCTGTCGGCCATCCGCATGCTGCTGGCCGCGATCAAGCAGCGCGAGGTCGACGAGCGCATCACGCTCGACGACGCCCAGGTGGTGGCCGTGGTCGACAAGCTGATCAAGCAGCGCAAGGATTCGATCGCCGCCTACCAGGGCGCCGGCCGCGAGGACCTGGCCGCCAAGGAGCAGGCCGAGCTGAGCGTGCTGCAGGCCTACCTGCCCGCGCGCATGGGCGCCGAGGAGATCACCGCTGCCGTGACCGCCATCGTGGACGGCCTGGGTGGCGCCGCCAGCCTGGGCCCGGGCGACATGGGCAAGGTGATGGCGGCCGCCAAGGCCCAGCTGGCCGGCAAGGCCGACATGGGTCAGGTTTCGGCCGCCGTCAAGGCGGCACTGGCGCCGGCGAAGTAA
- a CDS encoding sensor domain-containing diguanylate cyclase: MIAAPSVSDRALPVVDAAITASVLGMQAQALQGMALQQGWPLAVKAADDGRYLMANAAFAALMGRPVDEVTGRSDAELFEPVAVPALRAADQTALAQGGLFTSEHRFEHRGERRDFNVLRVAGQGAGRALVMSLWQDQAPARQREQQLAQALAQLEQLQNANEHLRREAGEQSLRDLASGLNTRAHFDDQMRRELDLSVREHREFALVHMSLDPAGARVAALGERAHTCICEAMGRLLRGNTRAMDASCRLDDRHFAVLLSGVGLATAHSRMEGLRRQCATQIVLLDGERLEFSVSMGVASFPHTAHGPDELVAACQSALAEARRRGGNTVALASIRFEPS, encoded by the coding sequence ATGATCGCCGCCCCCTCCGTGTCCGACCGCGCCCTGCCGGTGGTCGATGCCGCCATCACCGCCTCGGTGCTCGGCATGCAGGCCCAGGCCCTGCAGGGCATGGCCCTGCAGCAGGGCTGGCCGCTGGCGGTCAAAGCCGCCGACGACGGCCGTTATCTGATGGCCAACGCCGCCTTCGCCGCGCTGATGGGCCGGCCGGTCGATGAGGTCACCGGCCGCAGCGACGCCGAGCTGTTCGAGCCCGTTGCCGTGCCGGCCCTGCGTGCCGCCGACCAGACCGCCCTGGCCCAGGGCGGGCTGTTCACCAGCGAGCACCGTTTCGAGCATCGCGGCGAACGCCGTGATTTCAACGTGCTGCGTGTGGCCGGCCAGGGTGCCGGCCGTGCGCTGGTGATGAGCCTGTGGCAAGACCAGGCCCCCGCGCGCCAGCGCGAGCAGCAACTGGCCCAGGCGCTCGCGCAACTCGAGCAACTGCAAAACGCCAACGAGCACCTGCGCCGCGAGGCCGGCGAGCAAAGCCTGCGCGATCTGGCCAGCGGCCTCAATACCCGCGCCCATTTCGACGACCAGATGCGCCGCGAGCTCGACCTGTCGGTGCGCGAGCACCGCGAGTTCGCGCTGGTGCACATGTCGCTCGATCCGGCCGGTGCGCGCGTGGCGGCGCTGGGCGAGCGCGCCCATACCTGCATCTGCGAGGCCATGGGCCGACTGCTGCGCGGCAACACCCGTGCAATGGACGCCTCGTGCCGGCTCGACGACCGCCACTTTGCGGTGCTGTTGTCGGGCGTGGGCCTGGCCACCGCCCACTCGCGCATGGAAGGTCTGCGCCGCCAATGCGCCACGCAGATCGTGCTGCTCGATGGCGAGCGACTGGAGTTCTCGGTGTCGATGGGCGTGGCCAGCTTTCCGCACACGGCCCATGGGCCCGATGAGCTGGTGGCCGCCTGCCAGTCGGCGCTGGCCGAGGCCCGTCGCCGCGGCGGCAACACCGTGGCGCTGGCCAGCATCCGCTTCGAGCCCAGCTGA
- a CDS encoding TIGR01244 family sulfur transferase, with translation MTLPIRSVTDQFAVAPQLMPEAMAEVAAAGFKSVVCNRPDFEHGPDQPTSAAVQAAAEAAGLQYRHLPVAGGYQSPEEIAAFKQLLAELPGPVLAFCRSGARAEKLYVQARFG, from the coding sequence ATGACGCTCCCGATCCGCTCCGTGACCGATCAATTTGCCGTGGCCCCGCAGCTCATGCCCGAAGCCATGGCCGAGGTGGCCGCCGCGGGCTTCAAGTCGGTGGTCTGCAACCGGCCCGATTTCGAGCATGGGCCCGACCAGCCGACCAGCGCCGCGGTGCAGGCCGCGGCCGAAGCCGCCGGCCTGCAGTACCGCCATCTGCCGGTGGCCGGTGGCTACCAGTCGCCCGAAGAGATCGCGGCCTTCAAGCAGCTGCTGGCCGAGCTGCCCGGCCCGGTGCTGGCGTTCTGCCGCTCCGGCGCCCGCGCCGAGAAGCTCTACGTGCAGGCGCGCTTCGGTTAG
- the ybiB gene encoding DNA-binding protein YbiB, translating to MSIAQYIKEIGRGPEGSRPLDAAQASDLFGQVLDGRVSDLELGAFALAMRMKGETVDELVGFCQALDARALPIPALAPERPVVVIPSINGARKLPNLVPLLAMRLAQEGAAVLVHGPRADPARVTSCEVFQALGLPPCDSVAAVHERWARHEPAYMATDVLHPALQRLLDVRRVVGVRNSGHTVAKLLQPVHGAPVLRVTSYTHPEFGALMSALAERTAADIMVLRGTEGEAVADPRRCPKMDTWLGGRPMPEYSCPAQEGVLAELPILPRSNEAAATATYVQSVVAGAQPAPAPLEQQVALLMAALNRLSAPQARRA from the coding sequence ATGAGCATTGCGCAGTACATCAAGGAAATCGGCCGCGGCCCCGAGGGCTCGCGGCCGCTGGATGCCGCGCAGGCCAGCGATCTGTTCGGCCAGGTGCTCGATGGCCGGGTCAGCGACCTCGAGCTGGGCGCCTTCGCGCTGGCCATGCGCATGAAGGGCGAGACGGTGGACGAGCTGGTCGGCTTCTGCCAGGCGCTCGACGCCCGCGCGCTGCCGATCCCGGCCCTGGCCCCTGAGCGCCCGGTGGTGGTGATCCCCAGCATCAACGGCGCGCGCAAGCTGCCCAACCTGGTGCCGCTGCTGGCCATGCGCCTGGCGCAGGAAGGCGCGGCGGTGCTGGTGCACGGCCCGCGCGCCGACCCGGCACGCGTCACCAGCTGCGAGGTGTTCCAGGCCCTGGGGCTGCCGCCCTGCGACAGCGTGGCCGCGGTGCACGAGCGCTGGGCGCGCCACGAGCCGGCCTACATGGCCACCGATGTGCTGCACCCGGCCCTGCAGCGCCTGCTGGACGTGCGCCGCGTGGTCGGCGTGCGCAACTCGGGCCACACCGTGGCCAAGTTGCTGCAGCCGGTGCACGGCGCGCCGGTGCTGCGCGTCACCAGCTACACCCATCCCGAGTTCGGCGCGCTGATGTCGGCGCTGGCCGAGCGCACGGCGGCCGACATCATGGTGCTGCGCGGCACCGAGGGCGAGGCGGTGGCCGACCCGCGCCGCTGCCCGAAGATGGACACCTGGCTGGGCGGCCGCCCGATGCCCGAGTACTCGTGCCCGGCACAGGAAGGCGTGCTGGCCGAGCTGCCGATCCTGCCGCGCAGCAACGAGGCCGCCGCCACCGCCACCTATGTGCAGAGCGTGGTTGCCGGTGCCCAGCCCGCGCCGGCGCCGCTGGAGCAGCAGGTGGCCCTGCTGATGGCCGCGCTGAACCGCCTGAGCGCACCGCAGGCCCGCCGCGCCTGA
- a CDS encoding NAD(P)/FAD-dependent oxidoreductase, protein MHRADAIVLGAGAAGLFCAGMAGQRGLKVLLIDHAERVAEKIRISGGGRCNFTNREATPAQFLSANPHFCRSALARYTPADFIDLVKRHGIAFHEKHKGQLFCDDSAEQIIQMLLAECSAGAVERWQPCRVAAVRQVAAGFELDTERGPVSAPQLVIATGGLPVPKIGASDFGLRLARQFGLRIVEPRPALVPLSFDAAAWAPFSALSGLSLAVEIGTGRGKGAGRFVEDLLITHRGLSGPAVLQISSYWQAGEPITVNLLPQHDIEAELRQAKLSSRRHLGNALADWLPQRLAEAWLTRLDLPADRPLPELRDRDLARLAESLARWSLMPTGTEGWKKAEVMAGGVDTRDLDSRNLAARAVPGLHFIGEVVDVTGWLGGYNFQWAWASGAACAQALEKTSISE, encoded by the coding sequence ATGCACCGCGCCGATGCCATCGTCCTGGGGGCCGGCGCAGCCGGCCTGTTCTGTGCCGGCATGGCCGGTCAGCGCGGCCTGAAAGTGCTGCTGATCGACCATGCCGAGCGCGTGGCCGAGAAGATCCGCATCTCGGGTGGTGGCCGCTGCAACTTCACCAACCGCGAGGCCACGCCGGCGCAGTTTCTGTCGGCCAACCCGCATTTCTGCCGCTCGGCGCTGGCGCGCTACACACCGGCCGACTTCATCGACCTGGTCAAACGCCACGGCATCGCCTTCCACGAGAAGCACAAGGGCCAGCTGTTCTGCGACGACTCGGCCGAGCAGATCATCCAGATGCTGCTGGCCGAATGCAGCGCCGGCGCGGTGGAGCGCTGGCAGCCCTGCCGCGTGGCCGCCGTGCGCCAGGTGGCGGCCGGCTTCGAGCTCGACACCGAGCGCGGCCCGGTCAGCGCGCCGCAGCTGGTGATTGCCACCGGCGGCCTGCCGGTGCCCAAGATCGGTGCCAGCGACTTCGGCCTGCGCCTGGCCAGGCAGTTCGGTCTGCGCATCGTCGAGCCGCGCCCGGCCCTGGTGCCGCTGAGCTTCGACGCCGCAGCCTGGGCGCCGTTCTCGGCGCTGTCGGGCCTGTCGCTGGCGGTCGAGATCGGCACCGGTCGCGGCAAGGGCGCCGGGCGCTTTGTTGAAGACCTGCTGATCACCCATCGCGGCCTCAGCGGCCCGGCCGTGCTGCAGATCTCGAGCTACTGGCAGGCGGGCGAGCCGATCACGGTGAACCTGCTGCCCCAGCACGACATCGAGGCCGAACTGCGCCAGGCCAAGCTGAGCTCGCGCCGGCACCTGGGCAATGCCCTGGCCGACTGGCTGCCCCAGCGCCTGGCCGAGGCCTGGCTGACGCGGCTGGACCTGCCCGCCGACCGGCCGCTGCCCGAGCTGCGCGACCGCGACCTGGCACGTCTGGCCGAATCGCTGGCCCGCTGGTCGCTCATGCCCACCGGCACCGAAGGCTGGAAGAAGGCCGAGGTGATGGCCGGCGGTGTCGACACCCGCGACCTCGACTCGCGCAACCTGGCCGCGCGCGCGGTGCCGGGCCTGCACTTCATCGGCGAGGTGGTCGACGTGACCGGCTGGCTGGGCGGCTACAACTTCCAGTGGGCCTGGGCCAGTGGCGCGGCCTGTGCGCAGGCCTTGGAAAAAACTTCGATTTCAGAGTAG
- a CDS encoding EVE domain-containing protein has protein sequence MRAFWLMKSEPAECSIDDLARAPGHRVPWIGVRNYQARNFMRDVMRVGDGVLFYHSSCPVPGIAGLAEVASAPHADDSQFDPASPYHDPKSRPEAPRWQCVDVRLLRKTRLLALTEMRALPQLATMQVLQRGSRLSITPVTPAEWASVNALLEA, from the coding sequence ATGCGCGCCTTCTGGCTGATGAAGAGCGAGCCCGCCGAGTGCTCGATCGATGACCTGGCGCGTGCCCCCGGCCACCGTGTGCCCTGGATCGGCGTGCGCAACTACCAGGCCCGCAACTTCATGCGCGATGTGATGCGCGTGGGCGATGGCGTGTTGTTCTACCACTCGTCCTGCCCCGTGCCGGGCATTGCCGGCCTGGCCGAGGTGGCCAGCGCGCCGCATGCCGACGACAGCCAGTTCGACCCCGCCAGCCCCTACCACGACCCCAAGTCGAGGCCCGAGGCCCCGCGCTGGCAATGCGTGGATGTGCGCCTGCTGCGCAAGACCCGGCTGCTGGCGCTGACCGAGATGCGCGCCCTGCCGCAACTGGCCACGATGCAGGTGCTGCAGCGCGGCAGCCGCCTGTCGATCACCCCGGTCACGCCGGCCGAATGGGCCAGCGTGAACGCCTTGCTGGAAGCTTGA
- the rpsU gene encoding 30S ribosomal protein S21: protein MTTIRVKENEPFDVALRRFKRTIEKLGLLTELRAREFYEKPTSERKRKKAAAVKRHYKRVRSMQLPKKLY, encoded by the coding sequence ATGACTACGATTCGCGTCAAGGAAAACGAGCCCTTCGATGTCGCCCTGCGCCGCTTCAAGCGCACGATCGAGAAGCTGGGCCTGCTGACGGAACTTCGCGCCCGCGAGTTCTACGAAAAGCCCACTTCTGAGCGCAAGCGCAAGAAGGCTGCGGCCGTCAAGCGCCACTACAAGCGCGTGCGCAGCATGCAGCTGCCCAAGAAGCTGTACTGA